One region of Stigmatella erecta genomic DNA includes:
- a CDS encoding NUDIX hydrolase yields MSDTAASLEELLARHVPADAKEREDLERMRALAASLAQPFSRAQAPAHFTASAVVVDPTGTRVVLVHHGKLKRWLQPGGHAEAVDGQKLEATALREAREETGCQVRLHPSAPRPLDVDVHGIPARKDEPGHLHLDVRYLVVGENPEALAHDPAESLGARWMGWDEALALADEAPLRRMLEKARTAVGAD; encoded by the coding sequence ATGTCCGACACCGCCGCTTCCCTGGAAGAGCTGCTCGCGCGCCACGTCCCCGCGGATGCCAAGGAGCGCGAGGACCTCGAGCGCATGCGCGCCCTGGCCGCCTCCCTGGCCCAACCGTTCTCCCGGGCCCAGGCCCCGGCGCACTTCACCGCCAGCGCGGTGGTGGTGGACCCCACCGGGACGCGGGTGGTGCTGGTGCACCACGGCAAGCTGAAGCGCTGGCTCCAGCCCGGGGGCCACGCGGAGGCGGTGGACGGGCAGAAGCTGGAGGCCACCGCGCTGCGCGAGGCCCGCGAGGAGACGGGGTGCCAGGTGCGGCTGCACCCCTCGGCGCCCCGCCCCCTGGACGTGGACGTGCACGGCATTCCGGCCCGCAAGGACGAGCCCGGGCACCTGCACCTGGACGTGCGCTACCTGGTGGTCGGCGAGAACCCCGAGGCGCTCGCGCATGACCCCGCCGAGTCCCTGGGCGCGCGCTGGATGGGGTGGGACGAGGCCCTGGCGCTGGCGGACGAGGCGCCCCTGCGGCGCATGCTGGAGAAGGCTCGTACCGCGGTAGGGGCTGACTGA
- a CDS encoding MbtH family protein: MSDEREDTTVYKVVVNHEEQYSIWPADRENALGWKDAGKSGTKDECLAYIKEVWTDMRPLSLRKKMEEAAKKS; encoded by the coding sequence ATGAGCGACGAACGGGAAGACACCACCGTCTACAAGGTGGTGGTCAATCACGAGGAGCAGTACTCCATCTGGCCGGCGGACCGCGAGAACGCCCTGGGCTGGAAGGACGCGGGCAAGTCGGGCACCAAGGACGAGTGCCTCGCGTACATCAAGGAGGTGTGGACGGACATGCGCCCCCTGAGCCTCCGCAAGAAGATGGAGGAGGCCGCCAAGAAGTCCTGA
- a CDS encoding glycoside hydrolase family 65 protein: MMPEHWLFAYEGFEPGQEKLREALCTLGNGYFATRGAAPEAVADEVHYPGTYLAGGYNRLKTELAGRVVENEDLVNQPNWLPLTFRIGDGDWFNVSTVKVRAYRQVLDMARGLLLRTVSFEDAQGRRTRLEQRRFVHMRHKHLAGQELVLVPENWSGPVQVRSALDGRVVNGGVARYQQLGNRHLRVLMAKEVDAETLLLEVETVQSRLGVAEAARTRLYLDGHRAEAQGRFVQDEGYLAHEFTVEVEARQRLSVEKVVALYTSKDPAVSEAAMEARHEVQRAPGRFEEMVATHVQAWEHLWNRSDLDLELAKPNGTHRALRLHIFHLLQTVSPHTLDQDAGVPARGWHGEAYRGHIFWDELFIFPFLNLRLPALTRALLRYRYRRLGRAREAAHEAGFQGAMFPWQSGSDGSEESPRLHLNPRSGRWLPDETWLQRHINAAVAYNVWQYYQATADSEFLYFHGAELLLELARFWASVAAWNPQLRRYEIKKVMGPDEYHTGYPDQPEPGLNNNSYTNLMAVWVLCKGLEVLSLLPEERREELKEVLRLEPAELAHWEDVSRKMRLVFHEDGVLSQFEGYEQLQEFDWEGYRARYRDIQRLDRILEAEGDSPNRYKLSKQADVLMLFYLLSSEELQELFARLGYPFGQEMIPKTVDYYLQRTSHGSTLSGVVHAWVLARSDRPRSWQLFTEALQSDISDVQGGTTQEGIHLGAMAGTVDLMQRAYTGIEVRGDMLHFNPHLPEGMRRLKFSLRYRKHLMDVEISPGALVLTSRWRFQAPLKVAVRGACHLLQPSETRRFPLAQEPSREDAREGEGASP; encoded by the coding sequence ATGATGCCCGAGCATTGGCTGTTCGCCTACGAGGGCTTCGAGCCCGGGCAGGAGAAGCTGCGCGAGGCGCTGTGCACGCTGGGCAATGGGTACTTCGCCACGCGCGGGGCCGCGCCCGAGGCCGTCGCGGACGAGGTTCATTACCCCGGGACGTACCTCGCGGGCGGCTACAACCGGCTGAAGACGGAGCTGGCCGGGCGGGTGGTGGAGAACGAGGACCTGGTCAACCAGCCCAACTGGTTGCCGCTCACGTTCCGCATCGGGGATGGGGACTGGTTCAACGTGAGCACCGTGAAGGTGCGGGCGTACCGGCAGGTGCTGGACATGGCCCGGGGGCTGCTGCTGCGCACGGTGTCCTTCGAGGATGCCCAGGGCCGGCGCACGCGGCTCGAGCAGCGGCGCTTCGTGCACATGCGCCACAAGCACCTGGCGGGCCAGGAACTGGTGCTGGTGCCCGAGAACTGGAGCGGGCCGGTGCAGGTGCGCTCCGCGCTGGACGGGCGGGTCGTCAATGGCGGGGTGGCGCGCTATCAGCAGCTCGGCAACCGGCACCTCCGGGTGTTGATGGCGAAGGAAGTGGACGCCGAGACGCTGCTGCTGGAGGTGGAGACGGTGCAGTCGCGCCTGGGGGTGGCGGAGGCGGCGCGCACCCGGCTGTACCTCGACGGGCACCGCGCGGAGGCGCAGGGCCGGTTCGTCCAGGACGAGGGCTACCTCGCGCACGAGTTCACCGTGGAGGTGGAGGCGCGCCAGCGGCTCTCGGTGGAGAAGGTGGTGGCGCTGTACACGTCCAAGGATCCGGCCGTGTCCGAGGCCGCGATGGAGGCGCGCCACGAGGTGCAGCGCGCGCCCGGGCGCTTCGAGGAGATGGTGGCCACGCACGTCCAGGCGTGGGAGCACCTGTGGAACCGGAGTGATTTGGACCTGGAGCTGGCGAAGCCCAACGGCACCCACCGGGCGCTGCGGCTGCACATCTTCCACCTGCTGCAGACGGTGTCGCCGCACACGCTGGACCAGGACGCGGGGGTGCCCGCGCGGGGCTGGCACGGGGAGGCCTACCGGGGGCACATCTTCTGGGATGAGCTGTTCATCTTCCCCTTCCTCAACCTGCGGCTGCCGGCGCTGACGCGCGCGCTCTTGCGCTACCGCTACCGGCGGCTGGGGCGGGCGCGCGAGGCGGCGCACGAGGCGGGCTTCCAGGGGGCGATGTTTCCCTGGCAGAGCGGCAGCGACGGCAGCGAGGAGAGCCCCCGGCTGCACCTCAATCCGCGCTCGGGGCGCTGGCTGCCGGACGAGACGTGGCTGCAGCGGCACATCAACGCCGCCGTGGCGTACAACGTCTGGCAGTACTACCAGGCCACGGCGGACTCCGAGTTCCTGTACTTCCACGGGGCGGAGCTGCTGCTGGAGCTGGCGCGCTTCTGGGCGAGCGTGGCCGCGTGGAACCCCCAGCTGCGGCGCTACGAAATCAAGAAGGTGATGGGGCCGGACGAGTACCACACGGGGTATCCGGATCAGCCCGAGCCCGGGCTGAACAACAACTCCTATACCAACCTCATGGCGGTCTGGGTGCTGTGCAAGGGGTTGGAGGTGTTGAGTCTCCTGCCGGAGGAGCGGCGCGAGGAGCTGAAGGAAGTCCTGCGGCTGGAGCCCGCGGAACTGGCCCACTGGGAGGACGTGAGCCGGAAGATGCGGCTGGTGTTCCACGAGGACGGGGTGCTCAGCCAGTTCGAGGGCTACGAGCAGCTCCAGGAGTTCGACTGGGAGGGCTACCGCGCCCGCTACCGGGACATCCAGCGGCTGGACCGCATCCTGGAGGCGGAAGGGGACTCCCCCAACCGCTACAAGCTGTCGAAGCAGGCGGATGTGCTGATGCTGTTCTACCTGCTGTCCTCGGAGGAACTGCAGGAGCTCTTCGCGCGGCTCGGGTACCCGTTCGGCCAGGAGATGATTCCGAAGACGGTCGACTACTACCTGCAGCGCACCTCGCATGGCTCGACGCTGAGCGGGGTGGTGCACGCGTGGGTGCTGGCGCGCAGTGACCGGCCGCGCTCATGGCAGCTCTTCACCGAGGCGCTGCAGAGCGACATCTCGGATGTGCAGGGCGGGACGACCCAGGAGGGGATTCACCTGGGGGCCATGGCCGGCACGGTGGACCTCATGCAGCGGGCCTACACGGGCATCGAGGTGCGCGGGGACATGCTGCACTTCAACCCCCACCTGCCGGAGGGCATGCGGCGGCTGAAGTTCTCGCTGCGCTACCGCAAGCACCTGATGGACGTGGAGATTTCTCCCGGGGCGCTGGTGCTCACCAGCCGGTGGCGGTTCCAGGCGCCCCTCAAGGTGGCCGTGAGGGGCGCGTGCCACCTGCTCCAGCCCTCCGAGACGCGCCGGTTCCCCCTCGCGCAGGAGCCCTCCAGGGAGGACGCGCGCGAGGGCGAAGGGGCCAGCCCGTAG
- a CDS encoding TetR family transcriptional regulator, whose protein sequence is MMLRLPSLLLCLLLGAPAWAATGLEASRGTAQQARTAVRTLRERQQALRQELNGLAGRIETLKAQRQGRLTAGPELEQALRRSQELSGELTGLAQAVAGAEGESERAHLALHAALSEALEQARAAWDATSDRNRRATLLTRMRELRAEREAVRAALPASRVPALGRAEASDDPTDLLEQADALRDSGDKVRQRLTALKSRITEVREERELERRMSDFLGEERMFDEQDRNMRLRLSATGLSPQLDARDGNTEGVAAGPPPSAPPPADTPVDTSPGGGEPPLPLPEVGGVPGPTAPPATAPVPVQARDHRPQVQGVRAQELAAGDFENLAAMEAEAKRLESLARELDSRASALERKVRELE, encoded by the coding sequence ATGATGCTCCGCCTGCCAAGCCTGCTGCTGTGCCTGCTGCTGGGGGCGCCCGCGTGGGCCGCCACGGGGCTGGAGGCCAGCCGCGGCACGGCGCAGCAGGCGCGCACGGCGGTTCGCACCCTGCGCGAGCGGCAGCAGGCCCTGCGCCAGGAGCTCAACGGGCTGGCCGGGCGCATCGAGACGCTCAAGGCGCAGCGGCAGGGGCGGCTCACCGCGGGGCCCGAGCTGGAGCAGGCGCTGCGGCGCTCGCAGGAGCTGAGCGGCGAGCTGACGGGGCTGGCGCAGGCGGTGGCCGGCGCGGAGGGCGAGTCGGAGCGGGCGCACCTGGCGCTGCACGCGGCGCTGTCCGAGGCGCTGGAGCAGGCGCGCGCCGCGTGGGATGCCACCAGCGACAGGAACCGGCGCGCCACCCTGCTGACCCGCATGCGCGAGCTGCGGGCCGAGCGCGAAGCGGTCCGCGCGGCGCTGCCCGCCTCGCGGGTGCCGGCCCTGGGCCGCGCCGAGGCGAGCGATGACCCCACGGACCTGCTGGAGCAGGCCGACGCGCTGCGGGACTCCGGCGACAAGGTGCGCCAGCGGCTCACGGCCCTGAAGTCCCGCATCACCGAGGTCCGCGAGGAGCGCGAGCTGGAGCGCCGGATGAGCGACTTCCTCGGCGAGGAGCGCATGTTCGACGAGCAAGACCGGAACATGCGGCTGCGCCTGAGCGCCACGGGCCTCTCGCCCCAGCTCGACGCGCGGGACGGGAACACCGAAGGGGTGGCGGCGGGGCCCCCCCCCTCCGCGCCGCCCCCCGCGGACACCCCGGTGGATACCTCCCCGGGCGGCGGGGAACCTCCCCTGCCCCTGCCCGAGGTGGGCGGGGTTCCGGGGCCCACGGCGCCCCCCGCCACGGCCCCCGTTCCGGTGCAGGCCCGGGACCACCGGCCCCAGGTGCAAGGGGTGCGCGCCCAGGAGCTGGCCGCAGGGGACTTCGAGAACCTGGCCGCGATGGAGGCCGAGGCGAAGCGGCTGGAGTCGCTGGCCCGCGAGCTGGACTCCCGCGCGAGCGCCCTGGAGCGCAAGGTGCGCGAGCTGGAGTGA
- a CDS encoding TenA family transcriptional regulator: MSPVVQNTELLTKTPPPSVVARPANEVVARRYSPPALKPSPHPEWMQGMLTSLQPEWEAACWPSIFRDTAAGKHPPLVHWQRVLSNFFFIVESFPKYMGLSLAKTTYGQRPGDASSRRWLLQNLGVEARHAEWYLDWMVAIGVNPEQVFTAQPLPEIVALHEHLLEMCTRGTLAEGVAASNWAIEGVTGVWTEKCEKPFREYARDGVRIDGVSMMWLKAHARYDDAHPEEALEIIKSAVEPGSPECERVVAAARKSLTLYTAAIEACCAI, encoded by the coding sequence ATGTCGCCCGTTGTTCAGAACACCGAGCTCTTGACGAAGACCCCGCCACCGTCCGTGGTGGCCCGTCCAGCCAATGAGGTGGTGGCCCGGCGCTACAGTCCTCCTGCCCTCAAGCCCAGCCCACACCCGGAGTGGATGCAGGGGATGCTGACCTCGCTGCAGCCGGAATGGGAGGCTGCCTGCTGGCCGAGCATCTTCAGGGACACGGCCGCCGGGAAGCACCCGCCGCTGGTTCACTGGCAGCGTGTGCTGTCGAACTTCTTCTTCATCGTCGAGAGCTTCCCCAAGTACATGGGGCTGTCACTGGCGAAGACGACCTATGGCCAGCGCCCCGGCGACGCGAGCTCCCGCCGCTGGCTGCTGCAGAACCTGGGCGTCGAGGCGCGTCATGCCGAGTGGTACCTGGACTGGATGGTGGCCATCGGCGTGAACCCCGAGCAGGTGTTCACCGCCCAGCCCCTGCCGGAAATCGTCGCCCTGCACGAGCACCTGCTGGAGATGTGCACCCGGGGCACCCTGGCGGAAGGGGTGGCCGCCTCCAACTGGGCCATCGAGGGCGTGACGGGGGTGTGGACGGAGAAGTGCGAGAAGCCGTTCCGGGAGTATGCCCGGGACGGGGTCCGCATCGACGGCGTGTCGATGATGTGGCTCAAGGCGCACGCCCGGTATGATGACGCGCACCCCGAGGAGGCGCTGGAGATCATCAAGTCCGCGGTGGAGCCGGGCAGCCCGGAGTGCGAGCGCGTGGTGGCCGCGGCCCGCAAGTCGCTGACGCTGTACACGGCGGCCATCGAGGCTTGCTGCGCGATTTGA
- a CDS encoding methyl-accepting chemotaxis protein translates to MDTSDAKFVGSLSRRGLGIFMSRVLPAAPIAAYLNGMTVGVAGQDGLLAVGAVLPFIILGLGIAYPYLVLRFLMRSALLPRQDDRPGDRLARILRLPWRGAFYSSVFAWTMGGFAFALPVCLYFDKPLNRVVIGTIVGVCCGVVLMFPIGLGLEKLLFPVALQERKAHPNALLAGGGVFWPRQSWFLPFTFVASLLATVMLGSSVVAVKLMNYREALRAEITADGGGHSAAKLQELGSTLFTELAFALPWVCGLVLILPGITAWLLARRQAEGAAAVRVAIEGLAAGRITAPEWVSTDEIGELSAQLNNLLSRLRQIPETLHSSATRLVAAGKDLTDANSEQEQSLNQQAAAIQETQVTSQEIKQTSQMTAERAEAMLRVAKRAEELGHEGEAAIEQSMVGLSAFQQFVEAMQEKLNRLAESASQIGDITEAVKDMADQSNLLAVNAAIEAARAGEEGKGFAVLAREVRALADQSVKSTTRIRNILNEVIEAIEAAATMAAQGSRDIADGLDQMRASSNSLRELSRLSQENSAAMRQIVAAVSQQNAGISQIFGAIADLSQIMDSTLKRLESTQQATGTLHAVSTEVSEMARRFTVN, encoded by the coding sequence ATGGATACCTCTGACGCGAAGTTCGTAGGCTCTCTTTCCCGGCGCGGCCTGGGCATCTTCATGAGCCGGGTGCTGCCCGCGGCGCCCATCGCCGCCTACCTCAACGGCATGACCGTCGGGGTGGCTGGCCAGGACGGGCTGCTGGCCGTGGGGGCCGTGCTGCCCTTCATCATCCTGGGCCTGGGCATCGCCTACCCCTACCTGGTGCTGCGCTTCCTGATGCGCTCGGCCCTGCTGCCGCGCCAGGATGACCGGCCGGGGGACCGCCTGGCGCGCATCCTGCGCCTGCCCTGGCGCGGGGCGTTCTACTCCTCGGTGTTCGCCTGGACGATGGGCGGCTTCGCCTTCGCCCTGCCGGTGTGCCTGTACTTCGACAAGCCCCTGAACCGGGTGGTGATTGGCACCATCGTCGGGGTGTGCTGCGGCGTGGTGCTGATGTTCCCCATCGGCCTGGGGCTGGAGAAGCTCCTGTTCCCGGTGGCCCTGCAGGAGCGCAAGGCCCACCCCAATGCCCTGCTGGCGGGCGGCGGGGTGTTCTGGCCGCGGCAGTCCTGGTTCCTGCCCTTCACGTTCGTGGCCTCGCTGCTGGCCACGGTGATGCTGGGCAGCAGCGTGGTGGCCGTCAAGCTGATGAACTACCGCGAGGCGCTGCGCGCGGAGATCACCGCCGACGGCGGGGGCCACTCCGCCGCGAAGCTCCAGGAGCTGGGCAGCACGCTGTTCACGGAGCTGGCCTTCGCGCTGCCGTGGGTGTGCGGCCTGGTGCTCATCCTGCCGGGCATCACCGCGTGGCTGTTGGCGCGGCGGCAGGCCGAAGGGGCCGCGGCGGTGCGCGTGGCCATCGAGGGGCTGGCCGCGGGGCGCATCACCGCGCCCGAGTGGGTGTCCACCGACGAGATTGGCGAGCTGTCCGCCCAGCTCAACAACCTGCTGTCCCGGCTGCGGCAGATCCCCGAGACGCTGCACTCGTCGGCCACGCGGCTCGTGGCGGCCGGCAAGGATTTGACGGACGCCAACTCCGAGCAGGAGCAGAGCCTCAACCAGCAGGCGGCGGCCATCCAGGAGACGCAAGTCACCTCGCAGGAAATCAAGCAGACCTCGCAGATGACGGCCGAGCGGGCCGAGGCGATGCTCCGGGTGGCCAAGCGCGCCGAGGAGCTGGGCCACGAGGGCGAGGCCGCCATCGAGCAGAGCATGGTGGGGCTGTCGGCCTTCCAGCAGTTCGTGGAGGCCATGCAGGAGAAGCTCAACCGCCTGGCCGAGAGCGCCTCGCAGATCGGCGACATCACCGAGGCGGTGAAGGACATGGCGGACCAGTCCAACCTGCTGGCCGTGAACGCCGCCATCGAGGCGGCGCGCGCCGGCGAGGAGGGCAAGGGCTTCGCGGTGCTCGCCCGCGAGGTGCGCGCGCTGGCGGACCAGTCCGTCAAGAGCACCACGCGCATCCGCAACATCCTCAATGAAGTCATCGAGGCCATCGAGGCGGCGGCGACCATGGCGGCCCAGGGCTCGCGCGACATCGCCGACGGGCTGGATCAGATGCGCGCCTCCAGCAACAGCCTGCGCGAGCTGTCGCGCCTGTCCCAGGAGAACTCGGCGGCGATGCGGCAGATCGTCGCGGCGGTGAGCCAGCAGAACGCGGGCATCTCCCAGATTTTCGGGGCCATCGCGGACCTGTCGCAGATCATGGACTCCACGCTCAAGCGCCTGGAGTCCACGCAGCAGGCCACCGGCACGCTCCACGCGGTCTCGACCGAGGTGAGCGAGATGGCGCGCCGCTTCACGGTGAACTGA
- the otsB gene encoding trehalose-phosphatase, with protein sequence MASPSSTVVLSRHALDAVLFDLDGVVTRTARVHAAAWKRLFDAYLKEHARRTESPFQPFTDEDYQRFVDGRPRLEGIRCFLEGRGLSLPEGTPGDGPEADTVHGFGARKNAYFHEALERQGVEVYPPAVRLLEQVRAAGFRTAVVTSSRNGEAVLKAAGLEHLFDARVDGVEAGRLELPGKPAPDTFLEGARRLGVAPGRAAVLEDARSGVQAGKRGGFGCVIGVRRSGSEGALVKAGADVEVTELSSVAVEADVETRPMQEVPLALERREEWMRRMTGRVAVFLDYDGTLTPIVPVPEEAHLGDAMRGTLEQLARRIPVAVVSGRDLPTLKGFVQLQGLYFAGSHGFDIEGPGGRTFQQEEGKALLPELDAAERELKAGLEGIPGAGVERKRFSVAVHWRHVEAARVPEVEQAVAGVHARHPKLSRSGGKKVFELRPGIDWHKGRAVEWLLHALGLEGQDVLPVFIGDDLTDEDAFQTLKGRGLGLVVRGDEERPTAADYALRDVEEVRSFLELLLAHAGGTAR encoded by the coding sequence ATGGCTTCGCCTTCCTCGACGGTGGTTCTGTCCCGGCACGCGCTGGACGCGGTGCTGTTCGATCTCGATGGGGTGGTGACGCGCACCGCGCGGGTGCACGCCGCCGCGTGGAAGCGGCTCTTCGATGCGTACCTGAAGGAGCACGCGCGGCGCACGGAGAGCCCCTTCCAGCCCTTCACGGACGAGGACTACCAGCGCTTCGTGGATGGCAGGCCCCGGCTGGAGGGCATCCGCTGCTTCCTGGAGGGCCGGGGCCTGTCGCTGCCCGAGGGGACGCCCGGGGACGGCCCGGAGGCGGACACGGTCCACGGCTTCGGGGCGCGCAAGAACGCCTACTTCCACGAGGCCCTGGAGCGCCAGGGCGTGGAGGTCTACCCGCCCGCGGTGCGGCTGCTGGAGCAGGTCCGGGCCGCGGGGTTCCGCACCGCGGTGGTGACCTCCAGCCGCAACGGCGAGGCGGTGCTGAAGGCCGCGGGGCTGGAGCACCTGTTCGACGCGCGGGTGGATGGGGTGGAGGCCGGGAGGCTGGAGTTGCCCGGCAAGCCCGCCCCGGACACGTTCCTGGAGGGGGCGCGGCGGCTGGGGGTGGCGCCCGGGCGCGCCGCGGTGCTGGAGGATGCCCGCTCCGGGGTGCAGGCGGGGAAGCGGGGAGGCTTCGGCTGCGTCATCGGCGTGCGCCGGTCCGGAAGCGAGGGGGCGCTGGTGAAGGCGGGAGCGGATGTGGAAGTGACGGAACTGTCGTCCGTGGCGGTGGAGGCGGATGTGGAAACGCGGCCCATGCAGGAGGTTCCCCTGGCGCTGGAGCGGCGCGAGGAGTGGATGCGGCGGATGACGGGCCGGGTGGCCGTCTTCCTGGACTACGACGGGACGTTGACACCCATCGTCCCGGTGCCGGAGGAGGCCCACCTCGGCGATGCGATGCGCGGCACGCTGGAGCAACTGGCCCGGCGGATTCCGGTGGCGGTGGTGAGCGGCCGGGACTTGCCCACGCTGAAGGGGTTCGTGCAGCTCCAGGGCCTGTACTTCGCCGGCAGCCACGGCTTCGACATCGAAGGGCCCGGGGGGCGCACCTTCCAGCAAGAGGAGGGCAAGGCCCTGCTGCCCGAGCTGGACGCGGCGGAGCGGGAGCTGAAGGCGGGGCTCGAGGGCATTCCGGGCGCGGGGGTGGAGCGCAAGCGCTTCAGCGTGGCGGTGCACTGGCGGCACGTGGAGGCCGCGCGGGTGCCCGAGGTGGAGCAGGCGGTGGCCGGGGTCCACGCGCGCCACCCGAAGCTGAGCCGGTCCGGCGGCAAGAAGGTGTTCGAGCTGCGGCCCGGCATCGACTGGCACAAGGGGCGGGCCGTGGAGTGGCTGCTGCACGCGCTGGGCCTGGAGGGCCAGGACGTGCTGCCGGTGTTCATCGGCGATGACCTCACGGACGAGGACGCGTTCCAGACGCTGAAGGGGCGGGGGCTGGGGCTGGTGGTGCGGGGAGACGAGGAGCGGCCCACGGCGGCGGACTACGCGCTGAGGGACGTGGAGGAGGTGCGAAGCTTCCTGGAGCTGCTCCTGGCCCACGCGGGGGGCACCGCGCGATGA
- a CDS encoding sigma-54-dependent transcriptional regulator, whose product MAHVLIIDDHDTLREGMTLTLTRSGHTVSAVRSGADGLAAYKKTPFELVVTDLKMDGMDGIAVTQALKALNPAVVVMVVTAFGTIETAVRAMQEGAYDFITKPFAPEVLRAKVDKGLELASTRRQVERLTARTAAHEADAALTHGHLVGDSEPVQRLLTQVRKAAASDATVLVRGESGTGKELVARMLHQHSPRKDGPFVVVHCAALAETLLESELFGHERGAFTGAVKRKLGRFELADGGTLFLDEIGEIPASVQTKLLRVLQEKEIQRVGGEETLKVDVRVVSATHRDLQAEVKAGRFREDLYYRLHIVPLLLPPLRERPEDIGTLARHFVAKHALRVNRRVTGLDDGALRALTRHAWPGNVRELENAVEQALVFAEGEQLTEADLPAYLGSPQSRTDATGLPVLQGDRPLPDILEDLERQLIARAYEKAGKVKTETARLLGIKTSALYYKLEKYGFISKGERPEDG is encoded by the coding sequence ATGGCCCACGTCCTCATCATCGATGACCACGACACCCTGCGCGAGGGGATGACCCTCACCCTCACGCGCTCTGGCCACACCGTCTCCGCCGTGCGCTCCGGCGCCGACGGCCTGGCCGCCTACAAGAAGACGCCCTTCGAGCTGGTCGTCACGGACCTGAAGATGGACGGCATGGACGGCATCGCCGTGACGCAGGCGCTCAAGGCGCTGAACCCCGCCGTGGTGGTGATGGTGGTGACGGCCTTCGGCACCATCGAGACGGCGGTGCGGGCCATGCAGGAGGGCGCCTACGACTTCATCACCAAGCCATTCGCCCCCGAGGTGCTGCGCGCCAAGGTGGACAAGGGGCTGGAGCTGGCCAGCACGCGCCGGCAGGTGGAGCGGCTGACGGCGCGCACCGCGGCGCACGAGGCGGACGCGGCCCTCACCCACGGCCACCTGGTGGGCGACAGCGAGCCGGTGCAGCGGCTGCTCACCCAGGTGCGCAAGGCGGCCGCCAGCGACGCCACGGTGCTGGTGCGCGGCGAGAGCGGCACGGGCAAGGAGCTCGTGGCGCGCATGCTCCACCAGCACTCCCCGCGCAAGGACGGCCCCTTCGTGGTGGTGCACTGCGCGGCCCTGGCCGAGACGCTGCTGGAGAGCGAGCTGTTCGGCCACGAGCGCGGCGCCTTCACCGGCGCGGTGAAGCGCAAGCTCGGCCGCTTCGAGCTGGCCGACGGGGGCACCCTCTTCCTGGACGAGATTGGGGAGATTCCCGCCTCCGTGCAGACGAAGCTCCTGCGCGTGCTCCAGGAGAAGGAGATCCAGCGCGTGGGCGGCGAGGAGACGCTCAAGGTGGACGTGCGCGTGGTGAGCGCCACCCACCGCGACTTGCAGGCCGAGGTGAAGGCGGGCCGCTTCCGGGAGGACCTCTACTACCGGCTGCACATCGTCCCGCTGCTGCTGCCCCCGCTGCGCGAGCGCCCCGAGGACATCGGGACGCTGGCGCGCCACTTCGTGGCCAAGCATGCGCTCCGGGTGAACCGGCGCGTGACGGGCCTGGACGACGGCGCCCTGCGCGCGCTCACCCGCCATGCCTGGCCCGGCAACGTGCGCGAGCTGGAGAACGCCGTGGAGCAGGCGCTCGTCTTCGCCGAGGGCGAGCAGCTCACCGAGGCGGACCTGCCGGCCTACCTGGGCAGCCCCCAGTCGCGCACGGATGCCACCGGGCTGCCCGTGCTCCAGGGCGACCGTCCCCTGCCGGACATCCTCGAGGACCTGGAGCGCCAGCTCATCGCCCGCGCCTATGAAAAAGCGGGCAAGGTGAAGACGGAGACGGCCCGGCTCCTGGGCATCAAGACCTCCGCCCTGTATTACAAGCTGGAGAAATACGGCTTCATCTCCAAGGGGGAGCGGCCCGAGGACGGCTGA